Proteins found in one Bremerella volcania genomic segment:
- a CDS encoding thiazole synthase, whose amino-acid sequence MSLVQAKTDDAPLVLGTHTLRSRLIVGTGKYDTLELMQQSLEASGSECVTVAVRREKLYDPTGRNLLDYIDFHRYTLLPNTAGCYNARDAVRTAKLGREILLGLENPGADWVKLEVLADTKTLLPDPVETVQACEQLVELGFQVLCYTTDDPVIAKRLKEVGATAVMPAGSPIGSGQGILNPNNIRICLEYLKGEDPDYPVIVDAGVGTASDVAFAMELGVDGVLLNTAIAHAKDPVRMAHAMRHATEAGRLAFQSGRIPRRLYASASSPEDGVIGRTRH is encoded by the coding sequence ATGAGTCTTGTCCAGGCTAAGACCGACGATGCCCCTCTGGTGCTCGGAACGCACACGCTGCGCAGCCGCTTGATCGTCGGGACCGGCAAGTACGATACGCTCGAACTGATGCAGCAATCGCTCGAAGCTTCCGGCAGCGAGTGCGTCACCGTCGCCGTGCGTCGCGAAAAGCTGTACGACCCGACGGGTCGTAATCTCCTGGACTACATCGATTTCCATCGCTACACGCTGCTGCCCAACACGGCCGGCTGCTACAACGCCCGCGATGCCGTCCGGACGGCTAAGCTCGGCCGAGAGATCCTGCTGGGGTTGGAGAACCCCGGTGCCGACTGGGTGAAGCTGGAAGTGCTGGCCGATACCAAGACGCTGCTGCCCGATCCGGTCGAGACGGTTCAGGCCTGCGAGCAGTTGGTCGAACTTGGCTTTCAGGTTCTGTGCTATACGACCGACGATCCGGTGATCGCCAAACGCTTAAAAGAAGTGGGCGCGACCGCCGTAATGCCGGCTGGCAGTCCAATTGGTTCGGGGCAGGGGATCTTGAATCCGAACAACATCCGCATCTGCCTGGAGTACCTCAAGGGAGAAGACCCCGACTACCCTGTGATCGTCGACGCTGGCGTCGGCACGGCCAGCGACGTGGCCTTCGCCATGGAACTGGGAGTCGATGGCGTGCTGCTCAACACGGCGATCGCCCACGCGAAGGATCCTGTGCGAATGGCTCACGCGATGCGGCATGCGACCGAGGCAGGGCGCCTGGCATTTCAGTCGGGGCGGATCCCTCGGCGGTTGTACGCTTCGGCCAGCAGCCCGGAAGATGGCGTCATCGGCCGCACGAGACACTAG
- a CDS encoding FIST signal transduction protein, whose translation MTKPHPKFAAALSVQDTTEAALAEVVKEALDALAAPVDLAMVFVSPHHLPYADVVAKELTRLLGTQNVIGCTGESIIGQSREAEDTPAISLWLAHLPQTTVLPMHLEFQRTPDGGSIVGWSDELPTQWPQDACTLALAEPFSFPADLLLERINEDQPGIPVIGGIASASYQPGENRLILGDRTFDSGGILIYLHGNVRVRTIVSQGCRPIGDPLIITKAERNVIHELGGIPALKQLEAIYKTLPVTDQQLVSRGLHIGRVVDEYQSDRSQGDFIVRNVVGIEKESGSLMIGDYVKPGQTVQFHVRDEFSASAELKQLTAEIKKSGSSPTSVLTFTCNGRGTKLFSEPHHDATCLKTAFGTIPNAGFFAAGEIGPVAGKNFLHGFTASVAVMEPLEDDT comes from the coding sequence ATGACGAAGCCGCACCCTAAGTTTGCCGCGGCACTTTCGGTTCAAGACACGACCGAAGCAGCGCTGGCGGAAGTCGTTAAAGAGGCGCTCGACGCGTTGGCCGCTCCGGTCGATCTGGCGATGGTCTTTGTTTCGCCCCATCACCTGCCATATGCCGATGTGGTGGCAAAAGAGCTCACGCGTCTTTTGGGAACGCAAAACGTGATCGGCTGCACCGGCGAATCGATCATCGGCCAATCGCGCGAGGCGGAAGACACGCCTGCGATCAGCTTGTGGCTGGCTCACTTGCCGCAGACGACCGTCTTACCGATGCACTTGGAATTCCAGCGCACGCCGGACGGGGGCTCGATCGTCGGTTGGTCGGACGAGCTACCGACCCAGTGGCCCCAGGATGCCTGCACGTTGGCCTTGGCCGAGCCCTTCAGCTTTCCGGCCGATCTGCTATTGGAGCGTATTAACGAAGACCAGCCCGGCATCCCGGTGATTGGCGGGATCGCCAGCGCCAGCTATCAGCCCGGCGAAAATCGTTTGATCCTGGGAGATCGCACGTTTGATAGCGGCGGCATCTTGATTTACCTGCACGGCAACGTCCGCGTGCGAACGATCGTTTCGCAAGGGTGCCGACCGATCGGCGATCCGCTGATCATTACCAAGGCCGAGCGCAACGTCATTCACGAACTGGGCGGGATACCGGCGCTCAAGCAGTTGGAAGCGATCTACAAAACGCTACCCGTGACGGATCAGCAACTGGTCAGCCGCGGCCTGCACATCGGACGCGTCGTCGACGAATACCAATCGGACCGCAGCCAAGGAGACTTCATCGTTCGCAACGTGGTGGGGATCGAGAAAGAATCAGGCTCGCTGATGATCGGCGACTACGTGAAGCCTGGTCAGACGGTGCAGTTCCACGTGCGCGACGAGTTCTCGGCTTCGGCGGAACTCAAGCAGCTGACCGCCGAGATCAAGAAGAGCGGGTCGTCGCCCACCTCGGTGCTGACGTTTACCTGCAATGGGCGCGGAACGAAGCTCTTCAGCGAACCGCATCACGATGCAACCTGCTTGAAGACCGCGTTCGGCACGATCCCCAACGCCGGCTTCTTCGCCGCCGGCGAAATCGGCCCAGTCGCTGGCAAGAACTTCCTACATGGCTTCACGGCCAGCGTAGCGGTAATGGAACCGCTGGAAGACGACACTTAA
- a CDS encoding response regulator has protein sequence MADSYKILIADDNQANVELLEAYLAGVDCETEIAVNGQDTLDKVASFQPDLILLDVMMPKLSGFEVCKQLKADPSTKGIMILMVTALNELGDIERAVAAGTDDFLSKPVNRIELTKRVENMLRLKNVENENERLRQYIEQMENSRI, from the coding sequence ATGGCGGACAGCTACAAGATTCTGATTGCCGACGACAATCAAGCCAATGTTGAACTCTTGGAGGCCTATTTGGCCGGCGTCGACTGCGAAACGGAAATCGCCGTCAACGGGCAAGACACGCTCGACAAAGTCGCCAGCTTCCAGCCTGATTTGATCTTGTTGGACGTGATGATGCCCAAGCTCAGCGGCTTCGAGGTTTGCAAGCAGTTGAAGGCCGATCCATCGACCAAAGGTATTATGATACTTATGGTTACGGCGCTTAACGAACTGGGCGACATCGAACGCGCCGTCGCAGCCGGGACCGACGATTTCCTCTCGAAACCGGTCAATCGCATCGAACTGACCAAGCGCGTCGAGAACATGCTGCGCCTAAAGAACGTGGAAAACGAGAACGAACGGCTTCGACAGTATATCGAGCAGATGGAAAACAGCCGCATCTAA
- a CDS encoding tetratricopeptide repeat protein: protein MPWNVRLGFLVAAVCVVMLGPWSESTAHAQSAAATSPEKVQALITQLGDRNFTVRERAQSDLARMGIAAFDQLFGAMRDPDLEIARRAQYLIRSVEIEWTRPEFSDEVNAYLNRYGNLNVDNRRSRIGELSRLHTMDALSALCRISRYDVSEVLSKEAALAAAIQFQGASDDEKPQIIEIISDRIGDSPRVGPSWLKVFRTSLNQPGEAIAQWEDQITNEIDLFTTRPGLTSQQVVLDLVRWEVDQLRQQGKQDEALAAMEDVIRISAKFSESELLDLTTWFLDRKGPSVVGQLAEYHAKKSPALDGMPIGGPFGENPSLLYLLAESELVQDNIEKAEAYAKAALSLEPDSYDSHYLTAQALSDRGTFRWSRSEYQYVIDSFDDVLERESMLARMQLGELENDLGYPDKAADVMWPWVEAVEKKFGPNNPLNADRDEAISRFLARSYLFRATAAEKRGDLTAAKKDLDKAIKYYEDEADVLIASYRVGQQDDMWKAKAKEHIDHTIDFYKPFVEKFQKQYEIFKQNSRGDDFMGAQGSQMANYCNQYAWLVCNTYGDFDHAIEASELSLEMVPGNGAYLDTLAHCHAAKKDWASAVKYQRMAAMQIPHSGMIRKKYHEFAKKCQENNIEFEAIELPDSPDTHFPEYKQEGKL, encoded by the coding sequence ATGCCTTGGAATGTACGGCTCGGCTTCCTGGTAGCTGCGGTCTGTGTAGTGATGCTCGGACCGTGGTCGGAAAGCACTGCCCATGCGCAGTCGGCGGCCGCCACCTCCCCTGAAAAAGTTCAGGCCCTGATCACCCAGCTCGGCGACCGCAACTTCACCGTTCGCGAACGCGCCCAGTCCGATCTGGCACGCATGGGAATCGCGGCCTTCGATCAGCTGTTCGGCGCGATGCGCGATCCCGATTTGGAGATTGCCCGCCGTGCGCAGTATCTCATCCGCAGTGTTGAAATCGAATGGACCCGGCCAGAGTTCTCGGACGAGGTCAATGCTTACCTCAATCGCTACGGCAACTTGAACGTCGACAATCGCCGCAGCCGCATTGGCGAGCTGTCGCGTCTGCATACGATGGACGCGCTAAGCGCCCTGTGCCGGATCAGCCGCTACGACGTTTCGGAAGTCCTCTCGAAGGAAGCTGCCCTGGCCGCGGCCATTCAATTTCAAGGAGCCTCGGACGACGAGAAGCCGCAGATCATCGAGATCATCAGCGATCGGATCGGCGATAGTCCTCGCGTCGGTCCCAGTTGGCTGAAGGTCTTCCGCACCAGCTTGAACCAGCCTGGCGAGGCGATTGCCCAGTGGGAAGACCAGATCACCAATGAGATCGACCTGTTCACCACGCGGCCCGGGCTGACCAGTCAGCAGGTCGTGCTCGACCTGGTCCGCTGGGAAGTCGATCAGCTGCGTCAACAAGGCAAACAAGACGAAGCCTTGGCGGCGATGGAAGACGTCATTCGCATCAGTGCCAAGTTTTCCGAAAGCGAACTGTTGGACCTGACTACGTGGTTTTTGGATCGCAAAGGGCCTTCGGTGGTCGGACAACTGGCCGAGTATCACGCCAAGAAGTCCCCGGCGCTCGACGGCATGCCGATTGGCGGCCCGTTTGGCGAGAACCCCTCGCTGTTGTATTTGCTCGCCGAATCGGAACTGGTGCAAGACAACATTGAAAAGGCCGAAGCGTACGCCAAGGCCGCGTTGAGCTTGGAGCCTGATTCGTACGACAGCCATTACCTGACCGCCCAGGCCCTTTCCGACCGCGGCACCTTCCGCTGGAGCCGTAGCGAGTACCAGTACGTCATCGACAGCTTCGACGACGTGCTGGAGCGCGAATCGATGTTGGCCCGCATGCAACTGGGCGAACTGGAGAACGACCTCGGCTACCCCGACAAAGCGGCCGATGTGATGTGGCCGTGGGTCGAAGCGGTCGAGAAGAAGTTCGGCCCGAACAACCCCCTCAATGCGGATCGCGACGAAGCGATCTCGCGGTTTCTGGCGCGTAGTTATTTGTTCCGTGCCACCGCCGCCGAGAAGCGGGGAGACCTGACCGCGGCCAAGAAGGACCTCGACAAGGCGATCAAGTATTACGAAGACGAAGCGGACGTTCTGATCGCATCATACCGCGTCGGCCAGCAGGACGACATGTGGAAAGCCAAGGCCAAGGAACACATCGACCACACGATCGACTTCTACAAGCCGTTTGTCGAGAAGTTCCAGAAGCAGTACGAGATCTTCAAACAGAACAGCCGCGGCGACGACTTCATGGGAGCCCAAGGCTCGCAAATGGCCAACTACTGCAATCAATACGCCTGGCTCGTCTGCAACACGTACGGAGATTTCGATCACGCGATCGAGGCGAGCGAACTTTCGCTGGAAATGGTGCCAGGCAACGGTGCTTACCTGGACACCCTGGCGCACTGTCATGCCGCGAAAAAAGACTGGGCTTCGGCGGTCAAGTATCAACGCATGGCGGCCATGCAGATCCCGCACTCCGGCATGATTCGCAAGAAGTACCACGAGTTCGCCAAGAAGTGCCAGGAAAACAACATCGAATTCGAGGCCATCGAACTGCCTGACAGCCCTGACACGCACTTCCCTGAGTACAAGCAAGAGGGGAAGCTGTGA
- a CDS encoding DUF2752 domain-containing protein, whose amino-acid sequence MSSSLVMPLESDAPRPKWTFHIIMLSIAVLVTALSFLLTTDGPTDVVIPWLNIALPPTCSMQNMAGIDCPGCGLTRSFISLAHGQLSASLAFNPAGILIFGVVLFQIPYRIAQLWRLRRGLPAWNLNMVSLWIWAPIVVVLMMQWIGKLAS is encoded by the coding sequence GTGAGTTCTTCCCTCGTGATGCCGCTAGAGAGTGACGCCCCGCGGCCGAAGTGGACCTTCCACATCATCATGCTGAGCATCGCCGTGCTGGTGACGGCGCTGTCGTTTCTGCTCACTACCGACGGACCGACCGACGTGGTCATCCCGTGGCTGAACATTGCGCTGCCGCCGACGTGCAGCATGCAGAACATGGCCGGCATCGATTGCCCCGGCTGCGGTCTGACGCGCAGCTTCATCTCGCTGGCGCACGGCCAACTGAGCGCGTCGCTGGCGTTCAACCCGGCCGGCATTCTGATCTTCGGCGTGGTCCTCTTTCAGATCCCCTATCGCATCGCTCAACTATGGCGCTTGCGCCGCGGACTGCCGGCCTGGAACTTGAACATGGTGTCGCTTTGGATTTGGGCACCGATCGTCGTCGTGTTGATGATGCAGTGGATCGGGAAGCTGGCGTCTTAA
- a CDS encoding alpha/beta fold hydrolase, with protein MDHKLRIGDTSFHVRTAGQGSPLVLVHGFPLDHHMYDAVFEPLAEQHQVIAVDLRGFGESDGYREIVPMEMFADDVAAILDELDIAEQVTFAGLSMGGYIAWQMWQRHRDRLSRMILLDTRAIADDEVQARARRMAAEAVLSAGMSDVPVNMLPKLLSENTRHEKPEVAKALTEMILRQDPRGVAAAQRGMAQRPNVESWLPEINIPTLVISGEHDVISPPDEMKGFAAQIPGAQFVEIPAAGHMVPMENPEAMCEAVLPFCRDLE; from the coding sequence ATGGACCATAAACTGCGAATCGGCGACACCTCGTTTCATGTTCGCACGGCAGGCCAGGGGAGTCCGCTGGTGCTGGTGCATGGCTTTCCGCTGGACCATCACATGTACGACGCCGTGTTCGAGCCGCTGGCCGAGCAGCACCAGGTAATTGCCGTCGACCTGCGCGGCTTCGGCGAGAGTGATGGTTATCGCGAGATCGTTCCGATGGAGATGTTCGCCGATGACGTCGCCGCGATTCTCGATGAGTTGGATATCGCAGAGCAAGTCACCTTCGCCGGGCTGAGCATGGGGGGCTATATCGCGTGGCAGATGTGGCAGCGGCATCGCGATCGATTGAGCCGCATGATCCTGCTCGACACGCGGGCCATCGCCGACGACGAGGTGCAAGCCCGGGCTCGTCGCATGGCCGCCGAGGCGGTCCTTTCGGCTGGCATGAGTGACGTGCCGGTGAACATGCTGCCCAAGCTTCTTTCGGAAAATACCCGCCATGAAAAGCCGGAAGTGGCCAAGGCTCTGACTGAAATGATCTTGCGGCAAGATCCCCGCGGCGTAGCCGCCGCCCAGCGCGGCATGGCCCAAAGGCCGAATGTGGAAAGTTGGCTGCCGGAGATCAACATTCCCACGCTGGTCATCAGCGGCGAGCACGACGTGATCAGCCCACCGGATGAAATGAAAGGATTCGCCGCCCAAATCCCAGGTGCCCAGTTCGTCGAGATTCCCGCCGCGGGACACATGGTTCCCATGGAAAACCCCGAGGCGATGTGCGAAGCCGTGCTACCGTTCTGCCGAGATTTGGAGTGA
- a CDS encoding DUF2617 family protein, translating into MLSIRPRVAELAFQLYTRPLHPELFEAFQTRTVQRGGYTLKMDITNCGHVLTWRHEGLTLTEVCTSAHQELPTKRRIMAYQIKGRRSDQFECHGIRYQTTFQLEGVSTKLFRMCQRELCNDDRKVGLVHEFDSSGRMNMGAVSYMNAETRNRSVFIQAFHTFPDDQAIVKTETYFRLPG; encoded by the coding sequence TTGCTTTCGATCCGTCCCAGAGTTGCTGAGCTGGCCTTTCAGCTTTACACGAGGCCACTTCACCCCGAACTGTTCGAAGCGTTTCAAACGCGAACGGTCCAGCGGGGAGGGTACACTCTGAAGATGGATATCACCAACTGCGGCCATGTTCTCACCTGGCGGCACGAAGGGCTCACGCTGACCGAAGTTTGCACCTCGGCTCATCAAGAACTGCCGACCAAGCGGCGGATCATGGCCTATCAAATCAAGGGACGACGCAGCGATCAATTCGAGTGCCACGGCATTCGCTATCAAACGACGTTTCAATTGGAAGGCGTTTCGACCAAGCTTTTCCGGATGTGCCAACGCGAACTTTGCAACGACGATCGCAAGGTTGGGCTCGTGCATGAATTCGATTCCAGCGGCCGAATGAACATGGGGGCCGTCAGCTACATGAACGCCGAGACACGCAACCGTAGCGTCTTCATCCAAGCGTTTCACACCTTTCCCGACGACCAGGCCATCGTCAAAACGGAAACGTATTTCCGTTTGCCAGGGTAA
- the glnE gene encoding bifunctional [glutamate--ammonia ligase]-adenylyl-L-tyrosine phosphorylase/[glutamate--ammonia-ligase] adenylyltransferase, protein MTVSDFAKLADNSQDADEWLSQLKIVDTARGRENLNSFVRLNLPIDLQASLCGQLSQTLPGCSDPDMALNNLERLFSRARSPLSLAALFERDSSSMTTLVRIFSSSQSLSDQIINDPESFELVRITDGQPAARQYLVDEIVSEVRLLNEEKAIMKALRRYKRRETLRIAYGDLICNQNIETVTRQISFLADALIEAAYRAACKLVSLRFGNPTPKNGRNGKASTPRFCVIALGKLGGSELNYSSDIDLMFLYDGEGSTDGEKSITNKEYFERVGQRLMKLLTEPTELGTPYRIDMRLRPEGSRGPLINSLDGGLHYYDILGRTWERQAFVKARSCAGDSSLGQEFLEKQEPWIYRNYLSRADITGIKALKRRIEKRATGAGAVDANVKTGHGGIRDIEFVIQFLQLLNGGDLPQIRMPNTLEGIRTLEEVGCLTLQESSILKDNYSFLRKVEHRLQIMFDLQTHSLPGEALERNKLAMRMGYVDDSDGTALKKFQADFQEKTEINRKILDHLLHDAFPDDEVTAPVVDLVLDPEPTADAIDEALSDFGFHDPKIAYENVMALTRERVRFLSTRRCRHFLAAIAPQLLEAISQTPDPDSTLVNLAQVSDSLGGKEVLWELFSANPATLHLYVRLCAGSPYLSNVLISNPGMIDELMDSLMLDRLPSRRVLEEMVLELCRGAEDIMPILHSFKNLMHLRVGVLDILRKKDLHTRLQTLSDVAEVCLHQIVFREYRQLVARFGEPRLPDGKPCDLIILGLGKIGGKEPNYHSDLDIIFVYEGNGNTVVDGRHRGASSTTNQHFFGQLGQRIIKSVNELGPYGRLYELDPRLRPTGKSGPMAVTLEDLFNYHAKGSGELWERQALTKARPIFGPPAGCEAAEKTIRDAIACHPWKPSDADEIRKMRTRMEETASKNNIKRGPGGTVDIEFVVQMLQMKHLAESPEVLVPNTLDGLKLLHEKGYLSQEDHDHFHKAYEFLRMVEARLRLMNTTARHDLPEERLEVAKLAYLLDYEDPATLLKECRQMTRETRRRYDQIFDKAAAG, encoded by the coding sequence ATGACCGTATCTGATTTCGCGAAGCTTGCTGATAATTCTCAGGACGCAGACGAGTGGCTTTCGCAACTGAAGATTGTTGACACGGCGCGCGGCCGAGAAAACTTGAACAGCTTCGTGCGGTTGAACTTGCCCATCGACTTGCAAGCGTCCCTGTGCGGGCAGCTTTCGCAAACGCTGCCCGGCTGCAGCGATCCCGATATGGCGCTGAACAATCTGGAGCGACTCTTCAGCCGAGCGCGCAGTCCACTCAGCCTTGCCGCGCTGTTCGAGCGCGATTCGAGTTCGATGACCACGCTGGTCCGGATCTTCAGCTCCAGTCAAAGTCTCAGCGATCAGATCATCAACGATCCGGAAAGCTTCGAGTTGGTTCGCATCACCGACGGCCAGCCTGCGGCGCGGCAGTACCTGGTCGACGAGATCGTCTCCGAGGTACGGCTACTAAACGAAGAGAAAGCGATCATGAAGGCGCTGCGGCGTTACAAGCGGCGCGAGACGCTGCGGATCGCTTACGGCGACTTGATCTGCAATCAAAACATCGAAACCGTCACGCGGCAAATCTCGTTTCTGGCCGATGCGTTGATCGAAGCCGCTTACCGCGCCGCGTGCAAACTGGTCTCGCTGCGATTCGGCAACCCCACGCCTAAAAATGGTCGCAACGGCAAGGCAAGCACGCCGCGGTTTTGCGTGATCGCGCTGGGGAAGCTGGGAGGCTCGGAGTTGAACTATTCGAGCGACATCGACCTGATGTTTCTCTACGACGGCGAAGGCAGCACCGACGGTGAGAAATCGATCACCAACAAAGAGTACTTCGAGCGCGTCGGGCAGCGACTGATGAAGCTGCTGACCGAACCGACCGAACTCGGCACCCCCTACCGCATCGACATGCGGCTGCGACCCGAGGGAAGTCGCGGCCCACTAATCAACAGCCTGGACGGGGGGCTGCACTATTACGATATCCTGGGCCGCACGTGGGAACGCCAGGCGTTCGTCAAAGCACGGTCCTGTGCCGGCGATAGTTCCCTGGGGCAAGAGTTTCTCGAAAAGCAGGAACCGTGGATCTATCGCAACTATCTCAGCCGCGCCGATATCACCGGCATCAAAGCACTCAAACGCCGCATCGAGAAACGTGCCACCGGCGCCGGCGCGGTCGACGCCAACGTCAAGACAGGGCATGGCGGCATTCGCGATATCGAGTTCGTCATTCAGTTCCTGCAGCTGCTCAACGGGGGCGATCTGCCGCAGATTCGCATGCCGAATACGCTCGAAGGGATTCGCACGCTGGAAGAAGTGGGTTGTCTGACGCTGCAGGAAAGTTCGATCCTGAAAGACAACTACAGCTTCTTGCGTAAGGTCGAACACCGCTTGCAGATCATGTTCGATCTGCAAACCCATTCCCTCCCCGGCGAGGCGCTCGAGCGCAACAAGCTGGCCATGCGGATGGGATACGTCGACGATTCCGACGGCACCGCGCTCAAGAAGTTCCAGGCCGACTTTCAAGAGAAGACCGAGATCAATCGCAAGATCCTCGATCACCTGCTGCACGACGCCTTCCCCGATGACGAGGTAACCGCCCCGGTGGTCGACCTGGTGCTCGATCCCGAGCCGACCGCCGACGCGATCGACGAAGCCCTCTCCGACTTTGGCTTCCACGATCCGAAGATCGCCTACGAAAATGTGATGGCCCTGACGCGCGAACGGGTGCGTTTTCTTTCGACGCGTCGCTGTCGGCACTTCCTGGCCGCGATCGCGCCGCAACTGCTCGAAGCCATTTCACAGACGCCGGATCCTGACTCCACTTTGGTGAACCTGGCCCAGGTAAGTGATTCGCTCGGGGGTAAAGAAGTTCTGTGGGAATTGTTCAGCGCGAATCCGGCGACGCTGCATTTGTACGTGCGGCTTTGTGCCGGCAGTCCCTACCTGTCAAACGTGCTGATCAGCAACCCAGGCATGATCGACGAGTTGATGGACTCGCTCATGCTCGACCGCTTGCCCAGCCGCCGCGTGCTGGAAGAGATGGTGCTGGAGCTGTGCCGCGGGGCGGAAGACATCATGCCGATCCTGCACAGCTTCAAAAACCTGATGCACCTGCGTGTGGGCGTGCTCGATATTCTGCGTAAGAAAGATCTCCACACGCGGCTGCAAACTCTTTCCGACGTGGCCGAAGTGTGCCTGCATCAAATCGTCTTCCGTGAGTATCGCCAGCTGGTGGCCCGCTTTGGCGAACCGCGCCTGCCTGACGGTAAGCCGTGCGATCTGATCATTTTGGGGCTCGGCAAGATCGGGGGCAAAGAGCCGAACTATCATAGCGATCTCGACATCATCTTCGTCTACGAAGGGAACGGGAACACGGTCGTCGATGGTCGGCATCGCGGCGCAAGCAGCACGACCAACCAGCACTTCTTCGGCCAGCTCGGCCAGCGGATCATCAAAAGCGTCAACGAGCTGGGGCCGTATGGTCGGCTGTATGAACTCGATCCGCGGCTGCGTCCGACCGGCAAGAGCGGCCCCATGGCCGTCACGCTCGAAGATCTTTTCAACTACCACGCCAAGGGAAGCGGCGAACTGTGGGAGCGCCAGGCACTGACCAAGGCCCGTCCGATCTTCGGTCCGCCGGCCGGGTGCGAAGCGGCCGAGAAGACCATTCGCGACGCGATCGCCTGTCATCCGTGGAAGCCATCCGACGCGGACGAGATTCGCAAGATGCGTACCCGCATGGAAGAGACAGCGTCGAAGAACAACATCAAACGCGGCCCTGGCGGGACGGTCGACATCGAGTTCGTCGTGCAGATGTTGCAGATGAAGCACCTGGCCGAGAGCCCCGAAGTGCTGGTCCCCAACACGCTCGACGGCTTGAAGCTGCTGCACGAGAAAGGCTATCTCAGCCAGGAAGACCACGACCATTTCCACAAAGCGTACGAGTTCCTCCGCATGGTGGAAGCCCGGCTGCGACTGATGAACACCACGGCCCGGCACGACCTGCCGGAAGAACGCCTGGAGGTCGCCAAGCTGGCCTACCTGTTGGACTACGAAGACCCGGCCACGCTGCTGAAAGAGTGCCGCCAGATGACCCGCGAAACGCGCCGCCGCTACGATCAAATCTTCGACAAGGCCGCTGCTGGTTAG
- a CDS encoding P-II family nitrogen regulator — MPKVADLEFVQEAKEFNNVKQIIAIVKPYLAEKVLDTLSRAPLEALNVREVKGFGRQKNYLDEYSESEYSKTFLPKIEISMWLDDSRVEETVRKIVAVARSGRMGDGKIFVLPMTFAADMIDFAEYEARQKET; from the coding sequence ATGCCGAAAGTCGCTGACTTGGAATTCGTTCAAGAAGCGAAAGAATTCAATAACGTGAAGCAAATTATCGCCATCGTGAAACCTTATCTGGCCGAGAAAGTGCTCGACACGCTCAGCCGCGCTCCGCTGGAAGCATTGAACGTCCGCGAGGTGAAAGGTTTCGGTCGGCAGAAGAATTATCTCGACGAGTACAGCGAGAGCGAATATTCCAAAACGTTTCTGCCCAAGATCGAAATCAGTATGTGGTTGGATGATTCGCGAGTCGAGGAGACGGTTCGCAAGATCGTCGCGGTCGCGCGTAGCGGCCGAATGGGGGACGGAAAGATTTTCGTCCTGCCGATGACGTTCGCCGCGGACATGATCGACTTCGCCGAATACGAAGCCCGGCAGAAAGAAACCTAG